The Thermosinus carboxydivorans Nor1 sequence GTGGCTTGCGGGTCTGGCGAGCCGTCTAAAAGTTTGCCGCCTGTTCTGCATGGCTGGTTTCGTTTTTTAGGCTAGGGTTAATACAATGACTGCATATTTGTCTGTAAGATCGGGCAAATAGGCGGCGCGATAAATAGCGAAAAAAGCCGCCGTAGGGCGCGCAGGGCGACCAGGCGGCCAAGAAGACGAATTTCAGCGGGTTGGTTAGGTTGCATAAAAAATTATTTGGGAAAACTTGTGTTGAGGCGGTGGTATTAGTGGCAATCCATAATGTGGACACGAACAAAGGCGTTTGGGTGCTGGTCGAGGGATCGCCAGGCGGCGGGTTTGTGGTGGTGATAAAGACCCAACGGACAGCGCCATGTTTATAATGAGCCGGTAGAACTGGAGGAGGCGCTGGCGCTGGCCAATACCGGGGCCGAAATGCTAGGCCTGACGCCAGCGCATGTGCTGGTTAATATGCAGGCTGTCGCTAGCCAGGCGAGCCGGTCGCTTGTCTGCCGGAAGGTGAGGAATTTTGCCCGGAAAGATGGGTTTAAGGTGTAGGCTGGCGGCAAAAAATAAATCCCGACCAAAAGCCGGGACGGGCGAAGGGTTAACGGGCCATTTTTAAGCGGTAAATTTCCACTTCCTGATTGGTTAAGCGGTTATTGAGGACGTTAAATTTAGCGTCAAGCATGGCAATATCCTCTTTGGTGGCCATGTTAGCTTGAATATCGGTTACCTGGGCATGCAAGGCGTTAAATTGAACTTCCAGGTTATTGACCTTGTTTTCTAGGTTATTAACCTTGTTTTCCAGGTTATTGACCTGGCCGCAAAGTTTATCCACAGTAGAGGATAAAGCATGTAGTTGCGCGTCCATTTCTTCGGTACGGTGGAGCAATACGCCAATAAAATCGGTGTTTTCTTTTACCTGGCCTTCAATGTTATCAAGCCGGGCATTAATCTTGGAAAGTTGCTCAAGTACTAACTTTTGGAATTCCTCATTGCTCATGAATCACCAGTCCTTTTTAGTGGTGTGGTTATATTTTAGCATTGCTTGGACTGGATAGACAAGCCTGTAAAAATTTTGTATTTTTAAGCTAAGCAAGGTTATTGAAAGGCGGTGCTGGTAATGGGAAGAAAGCGCGGGCATGGTGAGGGAACAGGGTTTATGACGCGCAATGTCGCCAAAGATACCGAGCCGCCTAAACGGGAAAAGAAGGAGATACAGGTTCTAACAGTCGAGAAAGTCGAGAAGCTGTTAGCAGCGGCCAAAGAAGCTGGAGAGGTGACCTATATCGCTATCCTGTTGGCCTTGTCAACGGGTATGGGCTACTTTGATGCGGCAGTGGGGAAGACGACTTGCTGTGGTGGCTGTATACGGTGTTTCCCGTTACTGATATCGAAACGAAACGGACCTATCTGGGGGAGCTGGCGGGATTTGATGAGAAATTTCTCTGGCGAGCTGTCGAACGCTTGGAACAAGGGCCGCCGACAAAGGGATGTTGGCTGTGTTAATGTTATGGTTAATATGAACAGAAACTGATATAATGTTAATGAAGACCGCCCATGTAACTAACAACTAAGGGGGTTAGGACTATGCCCACCAGAATGAGGTTAACAGACGTCGATTTGTTGGAAGTCCTGAGTTCGTCGGAGTATGCCAGGTTCTTGAAAGAGTTTCAGGAACATCGGTTTTCTAAAAAGGCAATTCTCTATTCACCGAACAATGAGAAAAACCTGGTATTTTTAGTAAAGTCAGGGAGAGTTAGAGTTTATCTGGCTTATGAGGATAAGGAATTTACCCTGTCCATTTTGGAGGCGGGTGATATCTACAGTACACATACCAGGGCTTTTACCCAGGCAATGGAAAATACAACTATATTGGTTACCGATGTCCGTAACTTCAAAAAGATCATTGCTGAAATCCCTGCTTTTGGTTTGAATATGGTTAATGTATTGGGGGATTTACTGAAAAACTCAATTACCATAATTAATGGTTTGGTTTTTAAAGACACCCATTTGAGATTGGTGGAATTTTTAGTTCAAGCTGCGAAGGACAGAGGCGTGACGGTAGAACAAGGAATCAAGTTAGAGCTGGGCTTAACTACTGAAGAAATTGCTCTAATATTGGGGGCTACTCCGAAAACTCACTTCAAAAATTTATGTCAACTACTTCGAATAGAGACAAAGAGATCCCAAGGCCTACTCTATAGGTTTTTTATAGTAGGCATTTGTAAAGAAGGATTTACTTTTAAACTGATCTTAAGCAACTATATTTTCAAGGTTTATTTCAATTCCTGCGTTTTGTAAAAGTTGAAGTGCTCTTTTTATTGCAGCATCTTTACTTCGCTGTTCAAAGTAGTTGGCACCTAATTCAATGTACGGCTGTTTTTTCTTGAGAATATGATAGGCAATTATTAAAATGCTATGTCCTACAGCTACTGCAGCACGGTTAGAACCACGACGGGAACAGATTCTACGGTATTGAGACGCAAGATAAGTATCTTTTTGGCGGGCGGCAGAGCGAGCTGATTGTACAAGTGTTGTTCGCAGATGTTGG is a genomic window containing:
- a CDS encoding Crp/Fnr family transcriptional regulator, with amino-acid sequence MKEFQEHRFSKKAILYSPNNEKNLVFLVKSGRVRVYLAYEDKEFTLSILEAGDIYSTHTRAFTQAMENTTILVTDVRNFKKIIAEIPAFGLNMVNVLGDLLKNSITIINGLVFKDTHLRLVEFLVQAAKDRGVTVEQGIKLELGLTTEEIALILGATPKTHFKNLCQLLRIETKRSQGLLYRFFIVGICKEGFTFKLILSNYIFKVYFNSCVL